One genomic window of Odocoileus virginianus isolate 20LAN1187 ecotype Illinois chromosome 8, Ovbor_1.2, whole genome shotgun sequence includes the following:
- the LOC110125943 gene encoding NEDD4-binding protein 2-like 2 isoform X3, giving the protein MPYGEIEAKSIGHEEELISEPCSKKLKSNEEAYVFPHHGSGNFHRKQEITGSDWTPVIITNVRGHSYPQEDKTQTTDLLKPVHDGMPSDRPDVIESVDSQVVQDMHPPLGSTDDEIYSTSKAFIGPIYKPPEKKKRNDRRNQADTINGRDGKREQKKQKFNSKKSEIDNELFQFYKEIEELENEKDDSESSCKEPEPSEKQLVPYYQSLDNDRLKSEEEKKKHLSNGLQPHCGYQQCMVNEPGKYPCNGQVIPTFCDNSFTSFRPEWQAMHSFVVPQDPHLPSFNYHLNIQRFSVPPDPPSNIFHAQDDFEMQNGYFINSCHANWDCLTFNENNEYTDCSDITSGDHPSRNDYSVQDGYASNGFCETSEGYWKDPSVDECNGTDRFINQQFQEEKLHKLQKLLILLRGLPGSGKTTLSRILLGQSRDGIVFSTDDYFHHQDGYRYNVNQLGDAHDWNQNRAGCL; this is encoded by the exons ATGCCGTATGGTGAAATTGAAGCTAAATCCATAGGACATGAGGAAGAACTAATAAGTGAACCATGCTCCAAGAAATTGAAGTCTAATGAAGAGGCATATGTTTTCCCCCATCATGGTAGTGGTAATTTTCACAGAAAGCAAGAGATAACTGGAAGTGATTGGACCCCTGTAATCATCACTAATGTTAGAGGACATAGTTATCCTCAGGAGGACAAAACCCAAACTACAGATTTGCTGAAACCTGTGCATGATGGGATGCCTAGTGACAGACCAGATGTTATTGAGTCTGTTGATTCACAAGTTGTACAGGATATGCATCCTCCATTGGGATCCACAGATGATGAGATATATAGCACAAGTAAAGCATTTATAGGACCCATTTACAAACCCCCTGAGAAAAAAAAACGTAATGACAGGAGGAATCAAGCAGACACTATCAATGGTAGAGATggcaaaagagaacaaaagaaacagaaatttaactCCAAAAAATCAGAGATTGACAATGAATTGTTCCAGTTTTACAAAGAAATTGAAGagcttgaaaatgaaaaagatgattCAGAAAGCAGTTGTAAGGAACCCGAACCCTCTGAGAAACAACTCGTTCCATATTATCAGAGCCTTGATAATGATCGGTTaaaatctgaagaagaaaagaaaaaacatcttaGTAATGGCCTTCAACCACATTGTGGTTATCAACAGTGCATGGTGAATGAGCCAGGTAAATATCCTTGTAATGGACAAGTAATACCTACATTTTGTGACAATTCATTTACTTCCTTCAGGCCTGAGTGGCAAGCAATGCATTCTTTTGTAGTACCACAAGACCCTCATCTTCCCAGTTTTAACTATCACTTAAATATTCAAAGATTCAGTGTTCCACCAGATCCACCATCAAATATTTTCCATGCCCAGGATGACTTTGAGATGCAGAAtggatattttataaatagttgtCATGCTAACTGGGATTGTTTGACTTTTAATGAGAACAATGAATATACTGACTGCAGTGATATTACCAGTGGTGATCATCCCTCTAGAAATGACTATAGTGTGCAAGATGGGTATGCAAGTAATGGTTTCTGTGAAACCAGTGAAGGATACTGGAAAGATCCTTCTGTGGACGAGTGTAATGGAACAGACAGGTTTATAAACCAGCAGTTTCAAGAGGAAAAGTTACATAAATTGCAGAAGTTACTTATTCTTTTAAGAGGTTTGCCTGGTTCTGGGAAAACAACATTGTCTCG AATTCTGCTTGGTCAGAGTCGTGATGGCATTGTGTTCAGCACTGATGACTATTTTCACCATCAAGATGGGTACAGGTATAATGTTAATCAACTTGGTGATGCCCATGACTGGAACCAGAACAGAG CTGGATGCCTTTGA
- the LOC110125943 gene encoding NEDD4-binding protein 2-like 2 isoform X2, which translates to MPYGEIEAKSIGHEEELISEPCSKKLKSNEEAYVFPHHGSGNFHRKQEITGSDWTPVIITNVRGHSYPQEDKTQTTDLLKPVHDGMPSDRPDVIESVDSQVVQDMHPPLGSTDDEIYSTSKAFIGPIYKPPEKKKRNDRRNQADTINGRDGKREQKKQKFNSKKSEIDNELFQFYKEIEELENEKDDSESSCKEPEPSEKQLVPYYQSLDNDRLKSEEEKKKHLSNGLQPHCGYQQCMVNEPGKYPCNGQVIPTFCDNSFTSFRPEWQAMHSFVVPQDPHLPSFNYHLNIQRFSVPPDPPSNIFHAQDDFEMQNGYFINSCHANWDCLTFNENNEYTDCSDITSGDHPSRNDYSVQDGYASNGFCETSEGYWKDPSVDECNGTDRFINQQFQEEKLHKLQKLLILLRGLPGSGKTTLSRILLGQSRDGIVFSTDDYFHHQDGYRYNVNQLGDAHDWNQNRAKQAINQGRSPVIIDNTNTQAWEMKPYVEMEE; encoded by the exons ATGCCGTATGGTGAAATTGAAGCTAAATCCATAGGACATGAGGAAGAACTAATAAGTGAACCATGCTCCAAGAAATTGAAGTCTAATGAAGAGGCATATGTTTTCCCCCATCATGGTAGTGGTAATTTTCACAGAAAGCAAGAGATAACTGGAAGTGATTGGACCCCTGTAATCATCACTAATGTTAGAGGACATAGTTATCCTCAGGAGGACAAAACCCAAACTACAGATTTGCTGAAACCTGTGCATGATGGGATGCCTAGTGACAGACCAGATGTTATTGAGTCTGTTGATTCACAAGTTGTACAGGATATGCATCCTCCATTGGGATCCACAGATGATGAGATATATAGCACAAGTAAAGCATTTATAGGACCCATTTACAAACCCCCTGAGAAAAAAAAACGTAATGACAGGAGGAATCAAGCAGACACTATCAATGGTAGAGATggcaaaagagaacaaaagaaacagaaatttaactCCAAAAAATCAGAGATTGACAATGAATTGTTCCAGTTTTACAAAGAAATTGAAGagcttgaaaatgaaaaagatgattCAGAAAGCAGTTGTAAGGAACCCGAACCCTCTGAGAAACAACTCGTTCCATATTATCAGAGCCTTGATAATGATCGGTTaaaatctgaagaagaaaagaaaaaacatcttaGTAATGGCCTTCAACCACATTGTGGTTATCAACAGTGCATGGTGAATGAGCCAGGTAAATATCCTTGTAATGGACAAGTAATACCTACATTTTGTGACAATTCATTTACTTCCTTCAGGCCTGAGTGGCAAGCAATGCATTCTTTTGTAGTACCACAAGACCCTCATCTTCCCAGTTTTAACTATCACTTAAATATTCAAAGATTCAGTGTTCCACCAGATCCACCATCAAATATTTTCCATGCCCAGGATGACTTTGAGATGCAGAAtggatattttataaatagttgtCATGCTAACTGGGATTGTTTGACTTTTAATGAGAACAATGAATATACTGACTGCAGTGATATTACCAGTGGTGATCATCCCTCTAGAAATGACTATAGTGTGCAAGATGGGTATGCAAGTAATGGTTTCTGTGAAACCAGTGAAGGATACTGGAAAGATCCTTCTGTGGACGAGTGTAATGGAACAGACAGGTTTATAAACCAGCAGTTTCAAGAGGAAAAGTTACATAAATTGCAGAAGTTACTTATTCTTTTAAGAGGTTTGCCTGGTTCTGGGAAAACAACATTGTCTCG AATTCTGCTTGGTCAGAGTCGTGATGGCATTGTGTTCAGCACTGATGACTATTTTCACCATCAAGATGGGTACAGGTATAATGTTAATCAACTTGGTGATGCCCATGACTGGAACCAGAACAGAG cAAAGCAAGCTATCAATCAGGGGAGATCGCCAGTCATAATAGACAACACTAATACACAAGCTTGGGAAATGAAACCATATGTGGAAATG